The following coding sequences lie in one bacterium genomic window:
- a CDS encoding SPOR domain-containing protein, translating into MPAPVVTPSSTIGTPPQNAHHGSDTSAPLAVSLGRPEFHVQAGAFKQRESADAVIRQLRANGYTVTLVEGALLRVWVGPAMSRTGAEQLAATLRSKGFETFLSPVQ; encoded by the coding sequence GTGCCGGCACCAGTGGTCACCCCGTCGAGCACGATTGGTACCCCTCCGCAAAACGCGCACCACGGCTCAGATACGTCCGCGCCTCTCGCGGTCTCGCTGGGCCGTCCCGAGTTCCACGTTCAGGCAGGAGCGTTCAAACAGCGCGAGTCTGCCGATGCCGTCATCCGGCAACTGCGAGCGAATGGCTACACGGTCACTCTAGTGGAAGGAGCGCTGCTGCGGGTGTGGGTTGGACCGGCGATGAGCCGCACAGGCGCCGAACAGCTTGCCGCGACCTTGCGCTCGAAAGGGTTCGAAACCTTTCTGAGCCCCGTCCAATGA